The DNA region GAGGCCTGGCGCGCCTACCGCGTCGCCCGCGGCGCGTACGGACAGCGCCAGGACGGCGTCCACATGCTGCGCATCAAGCTGCCGCAGGGCGCGGTCTCCGGCGCGCAGCTCCGCGCCCTGGCCGAGGTCGCGAGCCGCTGGTCGCGCGGCTTCGGGCACGTCACCACCCGCCAGAACTTCCAGCTCAACTACGTGCGCCCCGCCGACCTCGAGCCGGCCATGCGGCGCCTCGCCGAGGCCGGCATCACGACCTCCGGCGCCGGCGGCAACACGGTGCGCAACGTGCTCGCCTGCCCGCGCGCCGGCGTCTCGCCGGACGAGGTCTTCGACGTGACCCCGTACGCGGAGGCGTTCACCCGCCACTTCCTGCGCCACCCCCTCGGCGACGCGCTGCCGCGCAAGTTCAAGGTGGCGTTCGAGGGCTGCGCCCGCGACCACGTCGCGACCGCCATCCAGGACCTCGGCTTCCGCGCCCGCCTGCGCGACCGTGTCCGCGGCTTCGCGGTGACCGTGGCCGGCGGGACCTCGTCGGCGTGCACCGCCGGCGCGCCGCTCGTGGAGTTCCTGCCCGCGGCGGACGTCCTCGCGCTGGGCGAGGCGGTGATCCGCGTGTTCCACGCGCGCGGCGACCGCGCGAACCGCCACCGCAACCGGCTCAAGTTCCTGCTCCGCGCGCTCGGCTTCGAGCCGTTCCGCGCGCTCGTGCTGGCGGAGCTGGAGCAGGTGCGGGCCGAGGGCTCCCCGGCGCTGCCGTTCGACCCCGAGCGGCCGCCGGTCGAGGTCGCGCCCGCCGCCGCGCGCCCGCCGGCGCCGGCCGCCGCCGACCTCGCCGCGCGCGTGCGCGGCGCCCGGCTCGGCGGGCCCGGCGAGCCGCCGCCGCTCCGGATCGTCACCGAGCCCGCCCCGGGTGCGCTCGCGGCGTTCCGGGCCACCAACGTGCTCCCGCAGCGGCAGGCCGGGTATGCGATCGTCGCCGCCTCGCTCGCGCAGGGCGACGCGACCGCGGCGCAGCTCGAGGCGCTCGCCGCGCTGGCCGAGGCGTATGGCGACGGCGCGGCGCGCTTCACCAGCGGCGGGCACGTGCTCCTCCGCTGGGTCCGCGAGGAGGACGTGCCGGCGCTGCACGCCCGGCTCGCCGCCGCCGGCCTGGGGCGCGACGGCGCCGGGACCGCGGCCGACGTGGTCGCGTGCCCGGGCGCCGACGTGTGCCGGCTCGCGGTGACGCGGACCCGCGCGCTCGCGCGGCTGATCGAGGAAGCGGTGCGGCGCGCGGTCCCCGGGGCCGGGGCGGTGCCGCTGCCCGTCGCGATGTCCGGCTGCCCGAACGGCTGCAGCCAGCACCACCTCGCCGCCATCGGCCTGCAGGGCAGCGCGCGCAGGCTGGGGGGCCGCGCGGTCCCGCAGTACTTCGTGCTGCTCGGCGGCCAGGTGGACGCGGGCGGGGCCACCTTCGGCCGGCTCGCCGCCAAGGTTCCGGCGCGGCGCGTCGCGGACGCGGTGGCGCGGCTGACGTCGCTCTACCTCGCCGAGCGCCACGCCGGCGAGGACGCCGGGCCGTTCTTCGCGCGGAGCCTGGATCGCGCGAAGGCCGTCCTCGCGGAGTACGAGCACCTGCGGCTCGAGGACACCCGGCCCGAGGACTTCGTCGAGCCCGGCACCACCGAGGACTTCCGCCCGGGGGCGGACGCCGGGGAGCGCGCCGCGTAGCGCTCCCGAGCCCGAGCAGCGCACGCGCCGGGCGTGGGCTGCCCGGCGCCGCGCCCCCTCTCAGGAGCCGCGCTGCGCGCCGGCCGTCGATGGGCAGCGGCGCATCGAGCCGGCCGGCGCCGCGAGGGCGCGCTCAGCGGGCCGCGGCCCGCCACCAGGCGTCGGTCGCGTCCCAGGCCGCCTGGTGGTCGAGCCCCTTCATCATCTCCTCCACGTGCTTCCCTGCGCGCGCGGCCATCCTCTCGCCGTCGTCGCCGGAGCGGGTCGCGTCCCACGCGGCCTGGTGATCGCTGCCCTTCATCATCTCCGCCGCGTGGCGGTACATGCGGGCGGTGACGTCGGTGCGCGAGACCGAGGCGCGCACCGCCTCGCGT from Anaeromyxobacter dehalogenans 2CP-C includes:
- a CDS encoding nitrite/sulfite reductase → MTATPPPAERDRPSFADDAEISDFLDTLGRFERGELDAEAWRAYRVARGAYGQRQDGVHMLRIKLPQGAVSGAQLRALAEVASRWSRGFGHVTTRQNFQLNYVRPADLEPAMRRLAEAGITTSGAGGNTVRNVLACPRAGVSPDEVFDVTPYAEAFTRHFLRHPLGDALPRKFKVAFEGCARDHVATAIQDLGFRARLRDRVRGFAVTVAGGTSSACTAGAPLVEFLPAADVLALGEAVIRVFHARGDRANRHRNRLKFLLRALGFEPFRALVLAELEQVRAEGSPALPFDPERPPVEVAPAAARPPAPAAADLAARVRGARLGGPGEPPPLRIVTEPAPGALAAFRATNVLPQRQAGYAIVAASLAQGDATAAQLEALAALAEAYGDGAARFTSGGHVLLRWVREEDVPALHARLAAAGLGRDGAGTAADVVACPGADVCRLAVTRTRALARLIEEAVRRAVPGAGAVPLPVAMSGCPNGCSQHHLAAIGLQGSARRLGGRAVPQYFVLLGGQVDAGGATFGRLAAKVPARRVADAVARLTSLYLAERHAGEDAGPFFARSLDRAKAVLAEYEHLRLEDTRPEDFVEPGTTEDFRPGADAGERAA